In Capsicum annuum cultivar UCD-10X-F1 chromosome 11, UCD10Xv1.1, whole genome shotgun sequence, one genomic interval encodes:
- the LOC107847591 gene encoding putative late blight resistance protein homolog R1B-14: MTEVEVSNLVEKLIELGREIELNNEEAKHVFDLMKSFQKWKVNLENASQLDKSTQDWEEKMKDIRSVVYKAQDTIDQILVEANQQQLKHQATTIRAAGFCPCFNDSTNGTTVSRSTNRGTSAYRLSSNESRVIKSIRDSVVELKPTKKIIVPATQVSRSPPKTTHQPEKKNPSSEEDDSFGFEEEASTVINRLIGGPKNIETVPIIGMLGIGKSTLARKVSKDPRIVNEFPNCIWVDVSQTYNTKEILLKILGDLKKELDSTKTEGQLANEIRMSLDNGRCLIILDDVWNQNIVSFFFESIVPRNYNSHRIMITTRDEDVATHRNVHKLNILDKDRSWLLLEKKVIKKGSCPRPDFEEPGRAIAEKCGGLPFSIEVIAEDLAKKKAKWEWDKVIQDNIGESLIKREDLLKSVKKSYDMLSCRAKACFLYCATFPKDHDISAWKLIRLWIAEGFVEHDKNLTPEKQAENYLNDLTKKNLVMIKARTCDGRIKKCRIHNLLYEFCKKEASKEDLFHEFTKAHPDNSAEAIQGSNISRRLSIGSSSLYSILSSFSKEQRMENVRSFLCFGPKPIEMPGQIPKAIQEALPLVKVLDVESIPFNFPVDFHQLLHLRYVSFSGNIKAPPQHYGMFWYLETLIINTSTSHDYTTSPLEVDIWSMLRLRHLHTKVPAKLPSPSDKTSNTCHIQTLSAIAPQCCTKEVLARAVNLGKLGIRGDVVSLLSTNTSRLSELEMLEQLESLKIVSEFQYAGNTILRSVLPKTLRKLTFSGTQLDWSHMSILAKLEFLRVLKLKENAFKGQHWEAETNISFTSLQVLWIQKTDLKIWTALESNFPVLKRLVLISCEELVELPDSLAAIDDLQFIKLKDTPNAVASAKQIVENKRQDIKLTVIPPDPDNLVD, from the exons ATGACAGAAGTAGAGGTGAGTAATTTGGTGGAGAAGCTGATCGAGTTGGGCCGTGAAATTGAGCTGAACAATGAGGAAGCAAAACATGTGTTTGATCTGATGAAAAGCTTTCAAAAATGGAAGGTAAATCTAGAAAATGCTTCCCAGCTCGACAAGAGCACGCAAGATTGGGAGGAGAAAATGAAAGACATCAGAAGTGTGGTTTACAAAGCACAAGACACGATTGACCAAATCCTGGTCGAGGCCAATCAGCAACAACTTAAACACCAGGCAACTACTATACGGGCTGCAGGTTTCTGCCCCTGCTTTAATGATAGCACTAATGGTACAACAGTGAGTCGGTCCACCAATAGAGGTACTTCGGCCTACAGGCTGTCTAGTAACGAGTCTAGAGTGATCAAGTCCATCAGAGATAGTGTCGTGGAACTCAAACCTACGAAAAAGATCATTGTGCCGGCTACCCAAGTGAGCCGTAGTCCACCTAAAACAACTCATCAGCCGGAAAAG AAAAATCCCAGCTCGGAAGAGGATGACAGTTTTGGCTTTGAAGAGGAGGCAAGTACTGTGATCAATAGGCTCATTGGAGGACCAAAGAATATTGAGACCGTCCCAATTATTGGTATGCTTGGCATTGGCAAATCAACGTTGGCGAGAAAGGTTTCTAAGGATCCAAGAATTGTAAACGAATTTCCCAATTGCATTTGGGTTGATGTCTCTCAAACATATAATACAAAGGAGATTTTGCTCAAAATTCTTGGGGATCTTAAAAAGGAACTTGACAGTACAAAGACCGAGGGCCAATTAGCTAATGAAATTCGTATGTCTTTGGATAATGGACGGTGTTTAATCATTTTGGATGATGTGTGGAACCAAAACATTGTGTCCTTCTTTTTCGAATCCATTGTCCCCCGAAACTACAATAGCCACAGAATCATGATAACTACTCGGGATGAAGATGTGGCTACGCATAGAAATGTTCATAAGCTAAACATTCTGGACAAGGATCGCAGTTGGCTTTTACTCGAAAAGAAGGTTATCAAAAAAGGAAGTTGCCCAAGACCTGATTTTGAAGAACCAGGAAGAGCCATAGCTGAAAAATGTGGTGGATTACCTTTTTCTATAGAGGTAATTGCAGAAGACTTGGcaaaaaagaaagcaaaatgGGAATGGGATAAGGTGATACAGGACAACATAGGAGAAAGCCTTATAAAGAGAGAAGACTTGTTGAAATCGGTGAAGAAGAGTTACGATATGTTATCTTGTCGTGCCAAGGCATGCTTCCTGTATTGTGCTACTTTCCCAAAGGACCATGACATCTCTGCATGGAAATTGATCCGCTTGTGGATCGCAGAAGGATTCGTAGAGCATGACAAGAATTTAACCCCGGAGAAGCAAGCAGAAAATTACTTGAATGATCTTACTAAGAAGAACTTAGTGATGATAAAGGCGCGTACATGTGATGGTAGAATTAAAAAGTGTCGTATTCACAACTTGTTGTATGAGTTTTGCAAGAAGGAAGCAAGTAAAGAAGACCTCTTCCATGAATTCACGAAAGCACATCCTGACAATTCTGCTGAGGCAATACAAGGTTCAAACATCTCTCGACGTCTTTCCATTGGTTCTTCTTCTCTGTACAGCATTCTCTCCTCATTTTCTAAAGAACAACGAATGGAGAATGTCAGGTCCTTCTTATGTTTTGGCCCAAAACCAATAGAGATGCCTGGGCAAATCCCAAAAGCCATTCAAGAAGCCTTGCCGCTTGTCAAAGTCCTCGATGTGGAATCGATACCATTTAACTTCCCCGTGGATTTCCACCAGCTATTGCATTTGAGATATGTTTCTTTCTCAGGGAATATCAAGGCGCCTCCACAACACTATGGTATGTTTTGGTACTTAGAAACTCTTATTATTAACACAAGTACTAGTCACGACTATACTACATCACCACTTGAAGTAGATATATGGAGTATGTTAAGATTGAGGCATCTGCACACAAAAGTCCCAGCTAAATTGCCTTCTCCCAGTGATAAAACAAGCAACACATGTCACATACAAACACTCTCAGCCATTGCTCCGCAATGTTGTACAAAGGAAGTGTTGGCCAGGGCAGTCAATCTGGGAAAATTAGGCATTCGGGGTGATGTTGTTTCACTTCTTAGTACCAACACTAGCAGATTGAGTGAACTTGAAATGTTGGAGCAGTTGGAAAGTCTTAAGATTGTGAGTGAATTTCAGTACGCTGGTAACACCATCCTTCGTTCAGTACTTCCCAAGACCTTGAGGAAGTTGACATTCTCCGGTACCCAGTTAGACTGGAGTCACATGTCTATATTAGCAAAGCTCGAGTTCCTTCGAGTCCTAAAGTTGAAAGAAAATGCATTCAAGGGACAACATTGGGAGGCGGAAACTAATATCAGTTTCACAAGTCTCCAAGTCCTATGGATACAGAAGACAGACTTGAAAATCTGGACAGCTCTGGAAAGCAACTTTCCCGTACTCAAACGGCTAGTTCTTATATCATGTGAAGAACTCGTGGAACTACCTGATAGCCTCGCTGCTATAGACGATCTTCAGTTCATCAAACTCAAGGACACTCCCAATGCAGTCGCATCCGCAAAACAGATAGTGGAGAATAAGAGACAAGATATCAAGCTTACTGTAATCCCACCTGATCCTGATAATCTCGTTGACTGA
- the LOC107848721 gene encoding toMV resistant protein Tm-2 netted virescent-like isoform X2, whose translation MWNAVIVDFITCVFPDNNKGHKIMMASRFVEVTSYFNRDYYKLSFLTDEDSWFLLKLKVFRKKCCPPELAEIGRNIAKKCNGLPLAVVVIAGALLGRTTRREWQLVDENMGEYLINRDVPDSCFRLIKMSYDLLSYYQQACFLYCASFPQGFDIPGWKLIHLSIAEGFIPIQNHLTLEEQAEECLNELTKKNLLMVMEESLDGQIKTCREFCKKEAIEEDIFWAIKNAPDEESLVTKDSGTYRRLCIDSSTLSNFLKELRKEPPMQNVKSFLCFSSNPIDNQTPDMIKSLHKGFPLIKVLDVEPLRSLFSKDFYQL comes from the coding sequence ATGTGGAACGCGGTCATCGTAGATTTTATAACATGTGTTTTCCCTGACAACAACAAAGGCCATAAAATCATGATGGCCAGTCGGTTTGTAGAGGTGACTTCTTATTTCAATCGTGATTATTATAAGCTATCCTTTCTAACTGACGAAGACAGTTGGTTCTTGCTCAAACTGAAGGTTTTCAGGAAAAAATGTTGCCCACCTGAGCTTGCAGAAATAGGACGTAACATAGCTAAAAAATGTAATGGGCTACCACTTGCAGTAGTGGTAATTGCGGGAGCTCTCTTAGGTCGCACAACAAGAAGGGAATGGCAGCTTGTTGATGAAAACATGGGAGAATATCTTATAAATAGAGATGTTCCAGACAGCTGCTTCAGGCTTATAAAAATGAGTTACGATCTTTTGTCTTATTACCAACAGGCGTGTTTCCTGTATTGTGCTAGCTTTCCTCAAGGTTTTGATATTCCTGGTTGGAAATTGATCCATTTGTCGATCGCAGAAGGTTTCATACCAATTCAGAATCATTTAACCCTGGAGGAACAAGCAGAAGAATGTCTGAACGAGCTTACTAAGAAGAACTTACTGATGGTAATGGAGGAGTCATTAGATGGACAGATCAAGACATGTCGTGAGTTTTGCAAGAAGGAAGCAATCGAGGAAGACATTTTCTGGGCGATTAAAAATGCACCTGATGAGGAGTCTTTGGTGACGAAAGATTCAGGCACATATCGACGCCTTTGCATTGATTCTTCCACTTTGAGTAATTTCCTCAAGGAACTTCGTAAGGAACCGCCTATGCAGAatgtcaagtctttcttatgttttAGCTCAAATCCAATTGACAACCAAACTCCAGACATGATTAAATCCTTGCACAAGGGTTTTCCCCTGATTAAAGTACTCGATGTTGAACCCCTAAGATCTCTCTTCTCGAAGGATTTTTATCAGTTGTAG